The nucleotide sequence CCACCCCCAGCAGCCAGTTGGTGCTGCGCCCCCAATACTGGGTGGCGCGGATGACGTGCCGGCGCGACAGCGCCAGCAGCGGCAAATAGAGAATGGCTTGGACGGCAAGGTTCAAATAAAACAGAACGTTGAACAGAATAGAACGTAGAATCACCACGGCGGAGCCCCTGGGTCAATCGGAGTTGGCGGCGGCAACCGTGCCGCTCGAGGTGGCCGGCTCAAGCCGGATGCGAACGCGGGCGGCGATATACTTGAGATATTCGAGCGCGATCAGTCGGGCAAATCGGGCGTTGGCCCACCACGGCCCGGCGCGCAGCTGGTCGGACACCACCGGGAACGCGATCAGCCGCACGCCCGGCACCGCGCTGCCGAGTTCGAGCAGCGTGCGCGGCATGTGGTAGGCCGACGTCACCACCACCAGCGAGCGGAAACCGTGCCGCCGCACCCACGCCCCGGTTTCGGCGGCGTTGCCGGTGGTGTTGAGCGCCCGGCGGTCGATGTCGACGCAGCAGGCAAACAGCGCCGGGCTTTGCGAGGTCAGGCGGGCGAGCTCATCGACCCGCGTCGCCGGGTGGACGCCGGTGATCAGCAGGCGGTGGCCGTGGCCGCGTTCGAGCAGGTCCAGCGCGTCGTCGATGCGGGAGGCGCCCCCGGTCAGCACCACGATGGCGTCGGCCTTCTCGGTCAGCGGCCGTGGCTGGACGTCGAGCCCGGACAGGAACCAGACGAAGCCGGCGACCCCGGCGCACAGCAGCACCAACGCCGAAAATCCGCCCACCAGCACCGCCGTTTTGAGGCGGTGGTGCCGATCGGGCGTCACGTTCACCGGACCGCGATCCTGCGCAAAGGCCATGCCCCCCTCCGGGGTCGAGGATAAAACACTGCGTGCGCGGGTGGAAACCTGCGCCTGCATCGGGAGCCCCGCCAATGGCGGGCGGCCGGAGCCGGTGGATGCACCACCGCCGGCGCGCGCGCAACCCTTGGGCCGGCAAGGCCTTGCAGGACCGGGGGACGCGCCGCCCCGCTCAGTCGAACGAGCGGAGCGTCGAGCGCACCGTGACGCGGGTGGTCGTCGCGGTCACGGCGGCGACGGTCAGCACCAGCGCGACGATCAGCAGATAGCTCTGGCCCGGCAGCGCCAGCCCGCCGATCAGGGTGGCCGCGCCGCCGGTGCCGTCGGCAAGGCCGCTGCCGGCAAGGGCGCCGATCAGCAGGAACAGCACCATGGCGACGGCGCCGCCGGTCGCCGCCCCTCTCAGCCCGAGCAGGAGGAAATGGCGCTGGAACTGGACGGCGATGAAGGAATCCTTGGCGCCGACCAGGTGCAGCACCTCAACGACGTTGCGGTTGACCGAGACCGCGCCGCGGGTGGCGAAGGCGACGCACAGCGCGGTCGCCACCAGCACGAGGCCGGTGACGGCGATCCCGGCGGCAACCACGGTGTCGGCCATCGTGACCAGATAGGCCGACCAGGCGCGGTGGTCGTCGAGGCTGGCATTGGGCACCTTTTCGGCGAGCTGGCGCCGGAGCGCCGGCGAATCGAGCCCGCCACTGCCGAGCTGGAGGCCGATCAGCCGCGGCACCGGCAGGCCGGTGAGGTCGAGCCCGGCGCCCAGCCACGGCTCCAGCAGGTGCTCGGCCTCGGCCTGGCTGTAGACGCGGACGTCGACGATGCCGGGCGCGGCGCGGGCGACCTCGCCGGCGCGGCGGACGTCCTCGGTGAGGTTGCGGCCCTCGACCGGGCGCACCTGGATCGTCATCTCGCGGGCGACGTCGGAGCGCCAGTCGGTGGCGGCGTCGTAGACCAGGCCGACGGCGCCGACCGCCAGCGCGGCCAGGAAGGTCATGATCGCCACCACCGCCACCAGCGCGGTGCCGGAGATGCTGCTGGTCGGGATGATCGCGCCGGGCGGCCGCGGGCCGTGGCCGCTTTCGGTTTGGGTCAGCTCCGGGTCCGGGCTCATCGACTCACTCATAGACGTGAAGGCGGCCGTCGGCGAGCACCAGTCGCGTGGCGTCGAACTGGTCCATGAGGGCGAGGTCGTGGGTGGCGATCACGATCGAGGTGCCGAGCCTGTGCAACTCGGCGAACAGCTTGAGCAGGCGACGGGCCAGCGAGGGATCGACGTTGCCGGTCGGCTCGTCGGCGAGCAGCAGCTCGGGCCGGCCGATCAGGGCGCGGGCGATGGCGGCGCGCTGCTTCTCGCCGCCCGACAGCGTCGGCGGCAGCGCCGAGGCGCGCTCGCCGAGGCCGACCCAGTGCAGCAGCTCGATCACCTCGGTGCGGTAGCTCGCCTCCTCCCGCCCCAGCACCCGGAGCGGCAGCGCCACGTTCTCGTATGTGGTGAGGTGGTCGAGCAGGCGGAAATCCTGAAACACGATGCCGATGCGCCGGCGGATGATCGCCACCTCGTCGGGCTCGAGGCTGGTGACCTCGCGGCCGAACACCGACACCAGGCCTCGGGTCGGCTTCAGCGACAGGAACAACAGCCGCAGCAGCGAGGTCTTGCCGGCGCCGGAGGGGCCGGTGAGAAACTGGAACGAGTTCTGCTCGATCGAGAAGGTGAGGTCGCGCAGCACCTCCGCTCCCATGCCATAGCGCAGGCCGACGTTCTCGAAACGGATCACTGGCGCCTCCGGGCGATAGAGCAGGCCGGCCCGCGCCGCCGCACGGCGCGCCGCCTCCCCTGCAAACGGGGCAACTCTGGCAGGATTGTGCCCGCCGGGCGACCTTGCGCATTTTCCGCCCCGATGGGAACCGGGCGCGCGGCCGCCGGTTGCCGCGTCGGGGCTGGCCGTCGCCGGCACGGCAACCGAAACGCGCGCAAATTTCGCGCGACGTGTCGGTCGCGCCAACGAGGTTTCCAGTCCGTTAACGGTCGTTGGTGCAAACTGCGCTCGAAACCTCAGTGTCGGCCATGCTGCTCGCTTGCCCTAGCTGCTCCTCTGCATTCCGCGTCCCTGCCGCCGCCATCGCGGCGGAAGGGCGATCCGTGCGGTGCTCCGCCTGCCAATATGTCTGGATTGCGATGCCGGCCGATCTCGTGCCGGAGCCGCAATTGGAGGACGCGTTGGTCGGCGCGGTGGCCCCGGTCGCGAGTTTGACCGGTGATTCGCGGCTCGACGCCGAAGTCGAAGCCGCGTTCGCCGAAGCCGACCGCAGCTTCGAGGCGATCGGCGCGGACGACGATATCATCGCCATCGACCGGCCGTTCGAAGACGAGGTGATGATCGAGGCCGCCGACGCGCCGCCGCTGGCGCCCAGCGCGGAGCCGCCCGGCGGGGAGCTGGCTGGCGAGATCGAGCCTGGTCCACAGCAGGGCGCCGCGCGAAAAGCGCCGGCGGTGGAGCTTCGCGACGATGACGAGACGGCGTCGCTCGAGGCGGTCGCGGCCGACTCTGCCGCTGCGGCCGATTCGGCCGAGCCGGTGCGGCCGCGGCGCCGAGCGCTGGTCGAGCGGCCACGTCCGTGGACGCGGGCGATGCACATCGCCACCACCGCGGTGGTGGCGATGGTCGCCGCCGCGCTGATCTGGCGCTCAGACCTGGTGCGGCTGTCGCCCAGCCTGGGCGGCTTCTTTCAGGCGCTCGGCATGCCGGTGAACCTGCGCGGGCTGGAATTCCACGAGGTGAAGGCGGTTCGCGACGTCAAGGACGGCATCCCGGTGCTGTCGGTCGAGGGCTATGTGTTCAATCCGGGCCCCAAGGCCGCCGAGATTTCGAAACTGCGGATGGCGGTGGTCGGGCCGAATGGCCGCGAACTCTATGCCTGGACGGCAGAACCGGCGCAGCCCATGTTGTCAGCAGGCGAAAGCTTCATGATGCGAAGCCGCCTCGCCTCGCCGCCGCAGGACGGCCAGGAGGTCCTGGTCCGGTTCCTGCTCAAGCGGGATCTGGTCAACGCCAAGCCCTGAGGGCCCATGACGGTCGAAACACCATCCCCCGCGTCGACACCGCTGCCTGCTGTCCGTGTGCTTTACGACGCCGACGCCATCGCCGCCCGCAATCGCGAACTCGCCGAGGAGATTGCGGCGATCCACCCCCATCGCCTGCTGGTGGTGTGCGTGCTCAAGGGCAGCTTCGTGTTCGCGGCCGACCTGATTCGCGCGCTGCACGCCGCCGGTGTCGCGCCCGAGGTCGAGTTCATCATCCTGTCGAGCTATCGCACCTCGACCGTCTCCTCCGGCCGGGTCCAGATCCTGCGGGACGTCGAGAGCGAGGTGCGCGGCCGAGACGTGCTGTTGGTCGACGACATCCTGGAATCCGGCCGCACGCTGGCGTTCGCCAAGGACCTTTTGGCCGCGCGCGGGGCGGCACGGGTGCGGACCTGCGTGCTGCTCGAAAAGCCCGGCAAGCGCGCCGTCAAGGTCGACGCCGATTTCCTCGGGTTTCGCTGCGAGGACGTGTTCGTGGTCGGCTACGGCATGGACATCGCCCACGCCTTTCGCCAGTTGCCGTTCGTCGGCGTGGTCGATCATGCCGACGTGCCCCCCGGCTGAACGGGCCGGGTGGAGCCGTTGGCCGATGCGAGGCCCGGCCTCCGGTCTTGGACGGTGTTGCGATTGCCGGCCCGCGCCCGGCGCGGGCGCTCCGCGCGCGGCAAGGGCTTGGCGGCTTCAGCCGCCGGGAGCGGGACCGAATGCCGCTGCGCCAACCTGGCGGCGGGGGTGGGATGGGAAATCGCGCGGCGGCCGCACGGGTTCCGCAACAGACGGAGTGATGCGATGGCGCGCATCCTGATCGCCGAAGACGATGCCGAGGTCCGCACCCTGGTGATCCGGGCACTCGCCATCCAGGGCCATGAGGTCACCGCTGCCGAGGATGGCGGCGAGGCGCTGGATATCCTCAACCGCGAGGACGGCCGCTTCGATTTGTTGCTGTCCGACATCAAGATGCCGGTGATGGACGGCATCGCCCTCGCTTTGACCGCGACGCGCGACTACCCGCGGCTGCCGATCCTGCTGATGACTGGCTACGCCGATCAGCGCGAGCGCGCCCACGGCCTCGACGCCATCGTCCGCGACGTGCTGTCGAAGCCGTTCACGCTGCCCGAGCTGCGGGCGGCGGTCGCCGCGGTGCTGGCGCCGGCGGCATGAACGGGACTCCGGCGCGATCGGCCGGATTTCGGGTCAGAACCCCTTGAGCAGCCGTTCCAGATAGTCGAGCTCGATCTGGGGGCGCTCGGCGTCGCCGAGCCGGCGCCGGAGCTCTTCCAGCACCCTTCGGGCGCGCTGGGCGTCGACGGCGTCGGGGACGAAGTCGCGGCTGTCATTGTCGAGGTCGCGTCCGGCCGAACGCGGCCGGCCGAGCGGGTCAGTGTCGGTTTCGCTGCTTTGGCCGGAGCCGTCGGGATTGGGGCGGCCGCTGCCGGGTTGGCCGCGCGCCATGGCCTGGGCGCCGCGGCGCAGATTCTCGATGGCGCGCCCCTGGGAGCCCACCGCGCCGTCGGCATTGCCGGCTCCGAGCTGGCGCTCGGCCTCGCGCATGGCGTCGCGGGCGCGGCCGAACGCCTGCTCGCCGTCGCCCTCGCCGCCCTCGCCGTCGCCCTGGTCGCGGCGCATCTTGTTGAGCTGGTCGAGCAGGCCGTCGAGCTGGCGGCGGACCTCCTCCTGGCCCTGCTGCAGCTCGCCGAAGGGCTGGCCGGGCTCGCTCGGGCTGCGATTGCCCTCGCCGCGGCGTTGGCGGTCGCGCTGCTCGCGGCCCTCGCGCCAGGTGCGGTCGCGCAGCTGCTGCTGGTTGCGGATCATGTCGCCGAGCCGGTCGATGGCGTCGCCGTCGCCTTCGGCCATGTTGCCGGAGCGGCTGCGGTCGAGGCTGTCGAGCATCGCCTGCAACTCGTCCAGCATGCGTTGCGCCGCATCGCGCGAGCCGGACCTGGCGAGGTTCTCCAGCCTGTCGATCATGGCCTGCAGGTCCTGCGGGCGCAGGACGCGGGTGTTGCGGTCGAGCGGCCGATTCTCGGCCTGGCGGTTCGGGTTGCGCCGCATCTCCTCGGCCAGTTCGCGCATGAAACGGTCGAGCGCCTGGCGCAGGTTGTCGGTGAGCTGCTTCAGCTCGTCCTCGCCGACGCCGCGCTCAAGCGCCTGACGCAGCGCGTCCTCCGCGGCGCGCAGCTCACGCTCGGCGTCGGCCATCTCGCCGTCCTCGATCCGCACCGCGATCTGCCACAGATAATCGGCCGCCTCGCGCAGGCCGTCGTCGTCGCGGGCGGCGGCAAGGCGCCAATAGGCGGTGCGCAGGCCGAGATAGATGGCGGTGTCGGGCGTGAACCGTTCCGGCCCGATCGCCAGGGCGTCGAGCGCGCGTTCGACGTGGAGGCGGCAGCCGGCGTCGAGCGCCAGCATGCGGCGCTGCTCCACCAGCGCCCGTGCCAGCGGGTTGGTGAAGGCGCGCTGCGGCAAGGTGAGGTCGGCCGTTTCGCTCACGCCCTCGTTGCCGGCGTCGTCGCGGGCCTTCAGCGCGAGCTGAACCTTGGCGCCGGCGAACGGATGGTCGGTGAGGTCCTTGACGGTCTCGCCGTTGCCCGAGCGGGTGCGCGCCTGCGGCAGCGCGAGCGGCAGCGGCGGCAGCTCGTAAAGCGGGCGCGCGCCGGGAGCGGGCTCCTTCAGCCGAAAACCGGCCTCGGCCGAGACCACGCCGTAGTCGTCCTCCAGGCGGTAGGCCAGCGACAGCGCGTTGCGGCCGACCGTCTGGGGCGTGCGGGTCATGGCGATGGTCGGGGCGCGGTCGGGCACGGCGTTGAACGACCACACCAGGTCGGCGTCGCCGACGTCATGCAGCGCCAATTGGCCGCTGGCGGTAATCTTGAGCCGGCGCTCGGTGGTGCCGGCGGGCGGGGCGGCGCCGTCCGGCGCAACCTCGGCGAACCCGCTGCCGCGCATCCGCAGCGCCAGGGTGCTGAGGCCGGTGGCGCGAATGGTGACCACGCTGCCGGCCGGCACGTCGATGGGGCCGGCGTGCCGGCCCTCGGCGACCGGCTCGCCCGAGCGCACGCCGGACAACAGCAGCGGCGGCCGGCCGGTATAGGCCGGCGGCGTCACCCAGGCATCGATGCGGTAGGGCGCCGGCGCCGCCGGACCGGTCCAGTCGAACGCCAGCAGCACCCGCTTGGTGCGCTCGCCTTCGGCCATGAACCAAGTGGCGATCACCAGAAGCAGCACCAGCGCGCGCAGCGCAAAGCGGTCGTGCTCGACCAGCCGCGGGCTCGGCAGGCCGACCGCGATGTCGCGGGTCTCCGCCAGCAGGCGGGCGCGGTGGGCATCCCACAACGCGCGCGACACCGGGTCCTCGCGGCGGGTGCCGAGCTCGTCGTCGAGCGCGCTCGCCGGCCGGTGCGGCAGGCCGGAGACGCGGTCGAGCCGGCGCAGGATCGCCCGGCGGCCGGGACCGCGCAGCCGCAGCAGCGGTGCGCCGGCATAGGCGGCGAGCGCGATGAAGAGGAACAGCACAAACGGCCGCGCCGGGGGCGGCATCACCGCCCACAGCCCGGCCCACGACAGCGCCACGAACAGCCCGACCGCCGCGGCGAACCGCACCGACGCCGGCCACAGCCGCTCCCACAGCAGTGCAAGGCGCGCGCGCTTCAGCGCTCGCGCCAGCGCGTCGCGGGCGGGCGTTCGTTCCGGCGGGCGTCCGTCGGGGGTGTCGGTCCGCGGGGTATCGGTCACGCGCGCTCCCAGGTAGCCGCTGGAAGCATAACACGGGCCGAATCGGTCGAAAGTGAGCCGCCGAACACGAGCGCGTCAGCGCCCGGCCTTGGGGCGGGCCGCTGTCCTGACAACGATCACGGGGGCGAGCGCCAGACCCGGGATGGTCTACACAAAGGTGCCCGTCTTGATGACGCTCCCGGGTCACGGGCCTTCGGCCCTTGCCCGGGGCGACGAGGTGCCGCTCACAGCCAGGGCGGCAGGCGGTCGAGCGCGATCAGCTCCTCGGCCTCGATCCGCGGCCGGATCAGCGCCCATTCGGCGTCCTTGACCAGCACTTCCGGCACCAGCGGCCGGGTGTTGTAGGTCGAGGCCTGCACCGCGCCGTAGGCGCCGGCGGTGAGGATGGCGATGAGGTCGCCGCTCTTGAGTTCGGGCAGGTCGCGGTGCAGCGCCTGGAAGTCGCCGGTCTCGCACACCGGGCCGACCACGTCCGCCACCATGCGCCGCGCCCCCGGTGCCGGCTCGGCCAGCGGGCGGATGTCGTGGTGGGCCTCGTACAGCGTCGGCCGAATCAGGTCGTTCATGCCGGCGTCGGTGATGACGAAGGTCTTGGCCGCGCCCTCCTTGATGTAGAGCACCCGGGCGACCAGCACCCCGGCATTGCCGACGATCAGCCGGCCGGGCTCGATGATCACCTTGCAGCCGAGCGGGCCGATGCGGCGTTTGACGATCTCGCCATAGAGCAGCGGTTCGGGCGGCGGCTCGTTGTCGGTGCGGTAGGGGATGCCGAGGCCGCCGCCGAGGTCGACGTGGTCGATGGTGTGGCCGTCGGCGCGCAAC is from Blastochloris viridis and encodes:
- a CDS encoding YdcF family protein — translated: MAFAQDRGPVNVTPDRHHRLKTAVLVGGFSALVLLCAGVAGFVWFLSGLDVQPRPLTEKADAIVVLTGGASRIDDALDLLERGHGHRLLITGVHPATRVDELARLTSQSPALFACCVDIDRRALNTTGNAAETGAWVRRHGFRSLVVVTSAYHMPRTLLELGSAVPGVRLIAFPVVSDQLRAGPWWANARFARLIALEYLKYIAARVRIRLEPATSSGTVAAANSD
- a CDS encoding cell division protein FtsX, whose translation is MSPDPELTQTESGHGPRPPGAIIPTSSISGTALVAVVAIMTFLAALAVGAVGLVYDAATDWRSDVAREMTIQVRPVEGRNLTEDVRRAGEVARAAPGIVDVRVYSQAEAEHLLEPWLGAGLDLTGLPVPRLIGLQLGSGGLDSPALRRQLAEKVPNASLDDHRAWSAYLVTMADTVVAAGIAVTGLVLVATALCVAFATRGAVSVNRNVVEVLHLVGAKDSFIAVQFQRHFLLLGLRGAATGGAVAMVLFLLIGALAGSGLADGTGGAATLIGGLALPGQSYLLIVALVLTVAAVTATTTRVTVRSTLRSFD
- the ftsE gene encoding cell division ATP-binding protein FtsE — translated: MIRFENVGLRYGMGAEVLRDLTFSIEQNSFQFLTGPSGAGKTSLLRLLFLSLKPTRGLVSVFGREVTSLEPDEVAIIRRRIGIVFQDFRLLDHLTTYENVALPLRVLGREEASYRTEVIELLHWVGLGERASALPPTLSGGEKQRAAIARALIGRPELLLADEPTGNVDPSLARRLLKLFAELHRLGTSIVIATHDLALMDQFDATRLVLADGRLHVYE
- the hpt gene encoding hypoxanthine phosphoribosyltransferase is translated as MTVETPSPASTPLPAVRVLYDADAIAARNRELAEEIAAIHPHRLLVVCVLKGSFVFAADLIRALHAAGVAPEVEFIILSSYRTSTVSSGRVQILRDVESEVRGRDVLLVDDILESGRTLAFAKDLLAARGAARVRTCVLLEKPGKRAVKVDADFLGFRCEDVFVVGYGMDIAHAFRQLPFVGVVDHADVPPG
- a CDS encoding response regulator yields the protein MARILIAEDDAEVRTLVIRALAIQGHEVTAAEDGGEALDILNREDGRFDLLLSDIKMPVMDGIALALTATRDYPRLPILLMTGYADQRERAHGLDAIVRDVLSKPFTLPELRAAVAAVLAPAA
- a CDS encoding TIGR02302 family protein, with the translated sequence MTDTPRTDTPDGRPPERTPARDALARALKRARLALLWERLWPASVRFAAAVGLFVALSWAGLWAVMPPPARPFVLFLFIALAAYAGAPLLRLRGPGRRAILRRLDRVSGLPHRPASALDDELGTRREDPVSRALWDAHRARLLAETRDIAVGLPSPRLVEHDRFALRALVLLLVIATWFMAEGERTKRVLLAFDWTGPAAPAPYRIDAWVTPPAYTGRPPLLLSGVRSGEPVAEGRHAGPIDVPAGSVVTIRATGLSTLALRMRGSGFAEVAPDGAAPPAGTTERRLKITASGQLALHDVGDADLVWSFNAVPDRAPTIAMTRTPQTVGRNALSLAYRLEDDYGVVSAEAGFRLKEPAPGARPLYELPPLPLALPQARTRSGNGETVKDLTDHPFAGAKVQLALKARDDAGNEGVSETADLTLPQRAFTNPLARALVEQRRMLALDAGCRLHVERALDALAIGPERFTPDTAIYLGLRTAYWRLAAARDDDGLREAADYLWQIAVRIEDGEMADAERELRAAEDALRQALERGVGEDELKQLTDNLRQALDRFMRELAEEMRRNPNRQAENRPLDRNTRVLRPQDLQAMIDRLENLARSGSRDAAQRMLDELQAMLDSLDRSRSGNMAEGDGDAIDRLGDMIRNQQQLRDRTWREGREQRDRQRRGEGNRSPSEPGQPFGELQQGQEEVRRQLDGLLDQLNKMRRDQGDGEGGEGDGEQAFGRARDAMREAERQLGAGNADGAVGSQGRAIENLRRGAQAMARGQPGSGRPNPDGSGQSSETDTDPLGRPRSAGRDLDNDSRDFVPDAVDAQRARRVLEELRRRLGDAERPQIELDYLERLLKGF